Part of the Desulfovibrio desulfuricans genome, CGCCACCCAGGACTGGCAAGGGGTCTGCTGCTGGGTGAAGGCAAAGGTGTATTGTCCGTTTTTTTCCACCGGGGGCTTGAGCGCCTTGAACTGGTTGGCGAACATTTCGGCAACAGTTTTGGTATCCGCGCCGCCGTTGGGCCCGGTCACAAAACCCACCGTGGAACTGCCCGATGCATTTGAAAAGATAACGGTGGTGGTTCCCTGATTTTCTGTGGGAGCCATAACTGCTTTCCAGTTGTCGGGAAGGTCGACGGAAATATACTTTGTACTCACCTCATCTGCCAGCACGGGCGTGGCCAGGAGCATGACGAAAAGAAGAACCGCAAATTTTCTGAACATGAAAATTCTCCTGCTTGAGAGCGCACAGTTAACGGCGGGGCTTGCCCATAAGGGGCAGGCTGTCCCGGTCGCAGAGCATTACAATGGATCAGCCAGTTGTATGCAATGGCCCCTGAAAAGACAATGCCTTTTACTCGGGGCTGTCAGGCTAAAAAAGCCCCGCCGCGTATATCGGCAGGGCCTTTGAAATTGTGCTGCGGTTCCGGGTGCGTTGTGCGCGCCGTGCAACGGGCCGGGTTAGCCCAGGGCCTGGGCAATGTCTTCAATAATATCATCCACGTGCTCAATGCCAATGGAGAGCCTGACCGTGTTGGGCCGGATGCCCGTTTCGGCAAGTTCTGCGTCGGTGAGCTGCGAATGCGTGGTAGAGGCGGGGTGGATTACCAGCGATTTTGCATCCGCCACGTTGGCCAGCAGGGAGAAGACCTGCAACCTGTCGATGAATGCCCTGGCCTCCGCCGCGCCGCCCTTGACCTCAAAGGTAAAGATGGAGCCGCCCCCCTTGGGAAAATAGCGCTGATACAAGGCATGGCTGGGGCTGCTGGCGAGGCACGGATGGTTGACCCGCTCAACCTTGGGATGCTTGGCCAGATATTCCACCACTGCCAGCGCATTGCTGACGTGGCGCTCAACCCGTAGTGAAAGGGTTTCCAGCCCCTGCAGCAGAATAAATGCGTTGAAGGGTGAAAGCGTTGCGCCAAGATCGCGCAGCAGGATGGCCCGTGCCCGCACAGCATAGGCCGCCGCGCCCACTGCCTTGGTAAAGCTCAGGCCGTGGTAGCTCGGTTCCGGCTCGCACAGCCGGGGAAACTTGCCTGAGGCCTCCCAGTCAAACTTGCCGCCGTCCACAATCACGCCGCCAAGGGTTGTGCCGTGGCCGCCAATAAACTTGGTTGCCGAATGCACAACAACGTCCGCCCCGTGCTCGATGGGGCGCAGCAGCCAGGGGGTGGCAAAGGTATTGTCCACCACCAGGGGGATGCCGTTTTTGTGGGCCAGATCCGCCAGCGCTTCAATATCCACGATATTGCTGTGCGGGTTGCCCAGGGTCTCAATAAAAATGGCCTTGGTGCGCGGTGTGATGGCGCGTTCAAAAGCGCCGGGTTCATCGGGGTCCACAAAGGTGGTGTCTATGCCCCAGGCCTTGAGCGTGTGCGCCAGCAGATTGTAGGTGCCGCCGTAGAGGGTTTTTTCGGCCACAATGTGGTCGCCCGCTTCGGCCAGATTTTGCAGGGCATAGGTGACCGCTGCTGCGCCGCTGGCCGTGGCCAGGGCCGCAACGCCGCCCTCAAGTGCTGCCACGCGCTGTTCAAAGGCGTCCTGCGTGGGATTGGTCAGGCGGCTGTATATGTTGCCGGCATTGCTGAGGTTAAAGCGAGCCTCAGCGTGCGCACAGTCGTCAAAAACAAAGGATGTTGTCTGATAGATCGGTACGGCGCGCGCGCCTGTAGCCGGATCCGGCTGTTCCTGCCCTGCATGAACTTGCAGGGTTTCAAAACGTGGTTTCTTTTTTTCGCTCATTTCAGTCCCCTGTTTCTTTTGCAGTTTGTATGACCCTAGTCGACAAATAATTTCTTAGTAAATTAGTAAGAAATGATTGGCCCAGATATTCGGGCTTGTCAAGCAAGCCCTGCCGGGAAATCTTGCGTGCGCGCCGCGTCAGTCTTGCGCCGTGTAGTCTGGGAGACTAGGATGCTCAACGGCACGTTCTACGTCTTTGCAGGCAGGACGCGCATCAAGCAAAACGGAGGCCGCATGAAGGCGGAAATAATATCGGTCGGCACAGAACTCCTGCTGGGGCATACGGTCAATACGGATGCAACCCATGTGGCGCGGGAGCTTTCTGCGCTGGGGATGGATCTTTTACAGGTGCACACCGTGGGCGACAACCCGCAACGGCTGGAGAAAGCCCTGCGCGAGGCCCTGGAACGCGCGGAAGTCGTTATAACCACCGGCGGCCTTGGCCCCACGGAAGACGATCTGACCAAGGAAACAGTAGCCCTGGTGGCCGAAGCGCCACTTGAGGAACATGCAGACAGCATGGCGCGGTTGCGGGAGTATTTCGGCACGCGCCCCATGTCGGCCAATCAGGCCAAACAGGCCATGTTGCCGCGCGGATCCGTGGCTTTCCCCAATCTGGTGGGCACTGCCCCCGGCTGCGCCACCCCTGCGGGCGAGGGGCGCTGGGTGCTCATGCTGCCTGGGCCTCCATCCGAACTGCTGCCCATGCTGCACGACAGCGCCGTGCCCTTTTTGCGGAGCATGAGCGGGTCGGTCATTTCTTCGTTCATGGTAAAGACCTTTGGCATAGGCGAGGGCGTGGCGGCCTTGCGCATTGCGGGGCTGACTGGCAGTGCCAATCCCACGGCGGCAACCTATGCGGGCGATGCGGAAATGTTTGTGCGGGTAACGGCCAAGGCGCAGGATGCCGCCGCTGCCGAGGCTCTGGCTGCCCCCATGGTGGCGGAGGTGCGCAAACTGCTGGGGCACTTTGTGTACGGCGTGAATGTTGCGGGGCTGGAGACGGTGGTGGTGCAGGAACTGGCGCTTCAGGGCAAAAAACTTGCAACTGCGGAATCCTGCACCGGCGGCCTGCTGGCCAAGCGCATCACGGACCAGCCCGGCGCATCGGATGTTTTTGGCTATGGTATGGTAACCTACGCCAACGAAGCCAAGGAGCGGCTGCTCGGCGTGCCGCACGATATGCTGTGCGCGCACGGGGCCGTCAGCCCGGAGGTGGCGCGGGCCATGGCCCAGGGCGCGCGCAAGTACAGCGGCGCAGATTATGGCATTGGCATTACGGGCGTGGCCGGGCCCGGCGGCGGCACGCCGCAAAAGCCTGTGGGCCTTGTGTACATTGCCCTGAGTGATGCGGAGCATGTCTGGCTGCGCGTCATGCGCCCGCAAGGACGTTATCTGGGCCGCGACTGGACGCGCCGCCTGGCCTCAAGCCATGCGCTGGACATGCTGCGCCGCCGTCTTGCCGATCTGCCAGTTGAAGATCAGTGGAGTCTGGATCAGGCCTAGTTTTTTGTCTGTCGATGCTGTGAACCCCCGGCGGATGTGGTCTGAGAGGCCGTTTCCGCCGGGGGTTCTTTATTGGGAGGGCGGTTCTGCCTGCGGTCAGGCGGGCTGATTTTTTCCCGAGCAGGTGATGCCAAATTCCACAGGGATTTTCATATAGAAGATTTGCAGATTTTCCTGCTCAATGCGGGCAAAAAGCTGCTCGCTGTGTTCCGGGCTCACGGCCATGGTTACCTCCATGGGCTGCTCGCCCACATCAAAAAAGCGTGCGCTGTGGTATTTGCCGTCGCGCCCGTAACCACCTTGCGCCGCGGCAAAGGTTGCGCCCTCAACGCCAATGGCCTTTGCTTCCTTAAGCAGCCATTCCGCAATGCTCATGTGCCCGTGCGAGCGCCCCTGCTGCGTATAAAATGTCAGTTTGTAGCCGTTCATGGCCTGCTCCTAACGAAAGAGGGATTTGAGAAGCGAAACTGCGCCAAGGCCCATGAAAAAACAGATCAGCGAGCCGCAGACGTGCAGGGTTATGGCCCCGGCGGCCATGCCTATGCGTTGTTCCTGCAGCAGGGTGCCGATCTCTGCCGTGAAGGTGGAAAAGGTGGTGAGGCCGCCAAGAAAACCGGTGATGATAAGCAGCCGCCATTCGGGGGCCAGACCGGGCAGCGAGTTGAACACGCCCAGCGAAAGCCCGATGCCGAACCCGCCGAGGAAATTGGCGGCCACCGTACCAAGCGGAATAGCCGGAAAGATGGAATTGAGCAGCATTGAAAGCACCCAGCGAAGGCAGGCCCCGGCCCCGGCCCCCAATGTGATGACAAGAACGTTTTTGACCATGCGTCAATCCGTTATGCAGTGCAGGTATGGCTGTTAACGGCCCATGCTGCCCGCGTTTTCATGCTTGCCGATGTCAGCGGTAATGCCCCGGCGTTGAATAAAAAAAGCAACCGCGCTTGGGCGCGGTCGCAAAATAGTCTACCAACGCCCTGGCCCTGGTAGGAGTTATCAGCAAATGCGGTTCAAGGGGAACTCCATCCCCTGAGTGATTTCTACATCTGCCGGGGCCGCAAGTAAACCCGTTTTCGCCGCAAGGGCACCGCATTCACTGCAATGTCAGCCCTGCTTTTTATCCCGGCTGCACAGGCGGTAATAAAACAGCAGCACGTACAGGGGGGCCAGGTAGGCTGCAGCCATGATCGCTTCTGTAGCGCTGAAAAATTCCATGCACACGATCATGACCAGCACGTTGTTGATAACGCCGAACGAAATCTGAAAGGCCATGCCCACCTGCCTGCTCATGCGGCGGGCCAGGGGGATGGCGGCAAGCGTCATGACGAGGCAGAGCAGGGAGGCCGCGCCCAGCGATTTGAGCAGCAGCTCGGGCGATTGGCGCAGCAGGTCGCCGTAGTGGCTGAAAATGGCAATGTTGGAAACCACGATGGACACGGTTATGAGCGGGAACTGCCAGCGCAAAAGCAGGTTGCGCAGTCCGTCAAGGTGGATGCGCGTAAGGTGCGCGGCGGCAAAGGGCACAAGAATGGTCACGCAGAGCGACACGCTCATGTGCCCAAGTTCCAGATGCGCGGGCATGTTGAGCGGCTCAAGCCCAAGCAGGCGCAGCCCGGCATCCGTAGCGGAAAGCACGGCGGGCAGGCTTGCGGGCAGTAGCAGTGACGTGGCGATGTTGGCCACAAGAATAAGCGCCGTATTGGCCCCCACCATAAGCGAAAAAACAGCGGCCATGACCCCCACGGGCGCCGCCCCCAGCAGAAAGGCCCCCAGCGCAAACTGGGGCATGCACAGGCGGAAGACCGCAAGGCACAGCAGCGGCAGCACCGCAAGCCGCAGGGCCACCAGAAAGCAGAGTGTGCCCTTCATGTGGCGTATTTCGCGCATCAGGGCTTCCATGCCCACAGCCAGAAAACTCATATAAAGCATAAAAATGAGGATAAGGCGCGGCATCGCGGCAAGCGGTTCTGCCGCCTGGGGCAGAAAAACGCCCGCCGCCATGGAAAGCAGCGAAGAAAGGACCATGATAAGGTCGCGGGAATTCATAAAGCCTCAACTTTTTCGCCACACTGCCCAACAAGCCTGCCCTTGGCAAGTCCCATGGGCAGGCTTGTTCTGCTACACTCAGGCACGCGTGGCATGGTCAGGCATCTGTGCGCATGGAGCCGCGCGGCGGTTCAGCCTGCACGCATGCAGCAATCAGTTCGTCTGTCGGATCAGGCGGTCTGGCGGCAAGGCCGTCAGCGGGCTGAATTTTTTGATGTATGCCGCCAGCACGTCCACATCCACCGGGTCGGGGGCTTCCACTGGCGATCCCTTGGCAAGCATGGCGTAGCCATCGCCCCGACGTTCCAGATAATCCACAAGAACCACCCGGTAGCGGGCGGCAGGGTCAAGGGGGCGCGCGGCTCCGCCCGCGTCCAGCAGCTCTGCGCGCACAATGCGTTTGCCGGACGGCAGAGCGGGATTATACACGTAGCGCAGCCCCGCCGTGTGCAGCAGGGGCGATCCCACGCCTTTGTAGTCGGCCACGCCGTGTTCCAGCGCTGCCAGCAGTTGCTCGCCGCTGAAATCGCGAATGATGACCTTGTTGCCAAAGGGCAGCACGGCCAGCATGTCGCCAAGGTTCAGCGCTCCCTGCCGCAGAGGGGCGCGCAGCCCCCCGCCGTTGATAATGGCGGCCTGCGCTCCGTAGCTGCGGCCATAATCCAGCATGGAATCGGTCGCGATGAGGCCGGAAAGGCATTCACCTATGCGGCACTGGTGCAGGCCGTCAGGCGCATTCAGGTTGTTCTGCCCCACGGTAACGGAGGTGAAGGCTTCCAGCTTTTGAGCATACTGGGCGATCTTGGCTTCCACGGCCGGGTCGGGCGGAATGGAGGCATCCAGAGGCAGGGCCTCGCCCTGCCAGCGCACGGGGACGCCCTGCGCGTCAAAAGTCACGTCGAGCTGGCCCAGATACTTGGCAAGCGCCCCGGCAGTGACCACCAGAACAGGCTTGCCCGAGGGCGAATGCTCCACAATAGGGTACGGCCCCTTGGATGATTTTGGGCCAAGGTAGTCGTGGGTATGACCGCCCACAATAATATCCACGCCGTCCACGCTGCGGGCCAGTTCCAGATCCTTTGGCAGGCCAAGATGCGTCACGGCTATGATGTGCCGCACACCCTGCTTTTCCAGCTCCGCCACGGCCTTTTTCAGCGTGGTTTCGCTCTTGTAGAACCAGGTTTCTGGGCAGGCCGCAGAAAGCGTACGCACACTTGGGTTGGCAAGCCCCACAATACCCACCTTGACCCCGCGCACTTCCTTGATGATCCATGGGCGGAACGGCGTTCCGCGCAGGGGGCAGCCGGGGCGGGCATCCAGATTGGCGGCCAGCACGGGATAGGGCTGCGCCCGCACAAATCCGGCAGTGGCCTCGCAGCCGTCGTCAAATTCGTGGTTGCCCAGCGTCATGGCGTCATAGGGCATCAGGCTGTTGATGTCGGCCAGCATGGGCCACTTGTTGGCGGTAAAAAACAGGGTGCCCTGAAACTGGTCGCCCGCGTCCACGGCCAGCACGTTGTCGTGCTCCGCGCGGGCGCGCTTCATGGCTGTGGCAAGGCGGGCAAAACCGCCCGTGCAGCCCTCGGATTTCAGGCAGGCGTTGCCGTGGGCATCCCTTCCCGCAAGGTAGGAGTGCAGGTCGTTGGTGTGCAGCAAGAGCAGTTCGAGGCCCGCCTTTTCCTGAGCATGGCAGGGCAGGGAATCCAGCAAAAAGCCCGTAAACAGGCTGGCCCATAAAAACAGGGCCAGTGCGGAAAAACGGAATCGCAACAGGAATGACGCCATGATTTGCCCCCTGATGGAGTGTGCAGCGCGCATAGGCGTTGATGTGTAGTGTAAACGGAGTGCAGCGCAGCTTATAGCAGTTTATGGATGCAATGACTAACGGCTCTGACTGATGGCCGCGCACAGTTCCTGCGTGCTGCGTACCTGAGCGAATACCTGCCCAAGGGCGGCCATGTACGCTGTCTGCACATCGGCGGCGCATACGGTTTTGCCATCGTGCGCAAGATCGCGGGTGGCACAGGCATCGTGGGCAAGATGGCAGGTGAAGCCAAGGTCAAAGGCGGCGCGGGTGGTGGTATCCACGCACATGTGGGTCATCATGCCCGCTATGGCGATGTCCGTGATATTCTGCGCCTGGAGCAGACCAAGCAGGGGGGTGTCGCGGAAGGAATTGGGAAAGTGCTTTTCCACCACGGTCTCGCCCGTCAGAGGAGCAAGACTTTCATGAATAAGCGCCCCGGTTGTGCCGGGCAGAAAAAACGTGGCAGTGGGCGCAAGAGAAATATGCTGTACATGAAAAACAGGTTTTCCAGCCTTGCGAAAAGCCTTGAGCAGCAGGGCGGCATTACTGGCCGCTGCCTCGCTGCCGCAAAGCTCCATCTTGCCGCCGGGGAAGTAATCGTTCTGAATATCTATGATTATAAGAGCCTGCATGTGAGGTGCCTCATGCGGATATGCCGCCCAAAAGGTTAGCGCGGAATGCTGGTGCATGAATCTGACCGTGTGCAACCGATAGCAGTCCGCGCTCTGCCGGGTCAAGCACTGCTGCCGCGCGTACTTGACGCTGGCCGGCAAATGATGCCAAGTGACGGAAGGCATTTTGCCTCTCGGTGCAGCCATCCTGCCTGCGCACCCCACCTTATCTTCCGCACACGGCGGGCAGCACGACGGAATACCCATGAATATCGGCGCGTATACGTTTTCGCAGTTCCACGGGATCGCAGAGGAGTTTCACGGTTGCGCGGCCCCCGGTCTGCTTATCGGCGGCTATATGGTCGAGCTTGCCAAGGGTATGCTGCCCGAAGGAACTCTCTTTGAAGCAGTGGCGGAAACCAGCAAATGCCTGCCGGACGCGGTGCAGCTGCTCAGCCTGTGCAGCACGGGCAACAACCGTTTGCATGTGCGTGATCTGGGACTCTACGCGCTCTCGCTGTACAACAAAAAGACGGGCGTGGGCGTGCGCGTGAGCATAGACCCGGCAAAACTATTCGCCTATCCGGAAATCCGTAGCTGGTTCATGAAAGAAAAGCCCAAGCATGCGCAGGATATTGTGGAGCTTGAACGGCAAATTGAAGAAGCCGGGTACAGCATCTGCAAGGTGCAGCGCGTGCAGGTGGACAAGGTTTTTCTGGGACATGGTCATATGGGCACCATCGGCATTTGCCCCCGCTGCGGCGAGGCCTATCCTCTGGATCACGGCCCGCAGTGCCTTGGCTGCCAGGGGCAGGCTCCCTACACAACGCTTGACCCTGAAAGTTGAGGCAAAAAACAGTGTTTGATGCTGTAAACAGGGGAAAATCCCCCAATGTTTCGCGCTGCTCCGACAGCCAGATTCTTTTTGCCGCCGCGCGCAAGGGTGGGGTCACGCTTTGTCTGCTTGCGCTGGCGCTGATTTCTTGTTTTTCGCCACTGCTGCGATCAGGGGCCTCGGCTGCGCAGGCCGCGCCCGCCAAGACAAGCGCGGGCAGTGCCGCGCCATCGCTGGACGTCATGATCGGCTCCATGCTCATGCTGGGCTTTCGCGGGGCGGATTTGCCCCAGGGCGATGCCTTTCTTGCGCAGGTGCGCGCCGGGCATGTGGGGCATATTATCCTGTTTGACCGGGATGTTACCACAGGCGGGGAACGTAATATCATTTCGCCCCAGCAGGTGCGGCGGCTCACAGCCTCGCTGCGGGCGGCGTCCCCCTGCCCCATGTTCATAGCTGTTGACCAGGAGGGCGGACGGGTGCGGCGGCTCAAGCCGCAACGCGGTTTTGCCGATCTGCCTTCCGCCCAGAGCATGGGCGCGGCCAGCCCTGAGAAAACCCGCGCCATTGCCCGGCAACTGGGCGTGGAACTGGCCTCGCTGGGAATTTCTGTTGATCTGGCCCCGGTGGCGGATGTGAACAGCAACCCCGCCAATCCGGCCATTGGCGCGCTGGAGCGCAGCTTCAGCCCCAATCCGGCGCTTGTGGCCGCGCACGCTCTGGCCTTTGGGCAGGGGCTGGCGCAGAGCGGCATCATCCCAGCGCTCAAGCATTTTCCCGGTCAGGGCGGCGCGCAGAAGGATTCGCATCTGGGGCTGACGGACATCACCCGCAGCTGGAACGCCAAGACTGACCTTGCTCCCTACGCACAGGCCTTTGCACAGGGCTGGCCCGGCATGGTGATGCTTGGGCACCTGTACCACAAGGGGCTTGACCCGCAATATCCTGCCACGCTTTCCCGCGCTGTTGTTGCCGACCTGTTGCGCGGGCGCATGGGCTGGCAGGGCGTGATCATCAGCGACGACATGCAGATGAAGGCCATCACCGACCATTACGGCATGGAGCAGGCAATGCTGCTGGCCGTCAACGCCGGGGTGGACATTCTGCTGTTCGGCAATAACCTGTATTGGGACGAAACCCTGCCCCGCAAAGCCTTTGATGCCTTGCGCGGGCTTGTGGAAAGCGGGCGCATTTCGCGCCAGCGGATCATGGAATCATGGCTGCGCATCACTAACCTGTACGCAAGCCGCGCCACTGCCGCCAGGGCCGCCGCCGATGGATTTTCGGCGCTCTATCCCTGGACCAGATAAAGCGGCGGAGGTTTTATGGATACATTGATTCTCCTGCTGGTGTTTGGCGGTATTGCCGCCATATACCTGCTTGCCCTCAAAAAAGGCTGGCTGCCCACAGACCGGCTGAATTGCGGTTGAATACCCTTTGACAAGCAGCGTGCCCTGCTTGATGACGAAGAACGGCGTTTGCGCAGCAAGGCCAGAAAAGCCGCCCGCAAACAGTGCAAGTAATTGATTGAAATCAAAGCCCCCGCTCCTTCATGGAACGGGGGCTTTGTTATGGGACTCTTTGAAACTGGTCAGGCAAGCCTGTATGGCGCAACGAGGCCTGAGGGCCAGCCCGCCGCCCAGGCTATTTCCCGTTCTTGTTATGCGCAGCGCGGAAGCTGTTGCAGATGATGACGAGGTCTTCGCGCACGGTCTGGGGCTGGTTCCGGTAGCCGGGCATGCCTGTGCCGGGGTAGCCCTCGGTAATGATTTTGAGGGCCTGCCCGTGGGTCAGGCTGCTGCGCGTGAAATCGGGCGGCGGGGGCTGCATGGCCCGCCCCGAGGGGCTGACGCTGCCGTTGGCCGCGTGGCATTTGGCGCAGGTGCCTATCCATACTTCAAGCGAAAGAGGGCTGATATCGCGCGGGGGCGGCGGCGTGGCTGCATACATGCCAAAGCGCTTGCCCATGACGCCCAGCAGGCTCTCCAGCTTTTCGCGGTCGAACATGCGAAAATAGGGCATGCCTGTGCCAGGGATGCCGTCGCGCACCATTTCATACACATAATCCCGGTCGGTGCGCATGGTGGTCAGGTCTGTGGCGGGGATGCGCAGGCGTGAGGCTTCCGCCCCGTCACCATGCCCGGTGAGGCCGTGGCACGGCTCGCATGCGCCGTCATAGATGGTGTCGCCATTGTCGTACACGGTGCGCAGCTTGACGGCAAAGGCGTCCAGAGCCTTCTGACTGAAAGGAGCCAGCTCCTGAACGCGCTGCTCGCGCTGGGCCGTAGCCTCGGCCTGCCCGGGGGCCAGCGCCTCGTTCTGCATGAGCTGACGGGCCAGCAGCATGGAGACGAAGATAAGGGGCAGCAGGGCCAGCAAACGATAGTCGGAAGTTGACGATTCCGGTCTCAGAATCCAGACCGCCGCGCCAAGGGCCAGAGCTCCAAGGCTTATGAGCGACAGCACCGGGACGGACAGTTGCGGTAGTATGGTTGCCAGCAGGGCCAGCCCGATGACCGCCTGAGCCGCCAGAGCGCCAAGCAGCCACTTGCGCAGCAGCGGGGCCTTCTGCTTTTCATTTCTGGCGGAGAAAAACAGGTGAAAAGCCGCGCCAAAGGCCACTGCCGCGCCCAGCACATGCAGGTAGCGCAGCACCCAGTGGGGCATCCACTGCGCGTCAAAGCGGATGCCGCGGGCGGCAAAGTCGGCCCACTCCGCAGGGCGTTCCATGAGGGTCAGCGCCCCGGTAAAGATGGCGGGCACAGTCATGAGGGCCGCAACGCCCACCAGCCCGCAAATGAGGGCCAGCCACGCGCTGGTGGCAAGCTTGTGCGCAAAACCGTCAAACAGCAGAAAGGCCGCGATCAGCAGCGGAATAATCGCCAGCCACGCATATGAAAAAAGCCCTGTAACCGTAAAAAAGGCATGCGGATGGCTTATCTGCATGAGCAGCAGCGGGCCAACGCCCAGCACCACGGCCAGACTTTTGAGGCCCATGTGCGAATGGGCCACGTGTTCGTTCCAGTGCTGATCGGGCGTAGGCTGCCGCAGCAGATCACGCAGAAAGAACAGCAGACTCAGTATGGCCGTGCCAAGCATGAGCAGCACAAAGAGCAGATGCAGGCCGAAAGTTATGAAGAGCAGCCCCTGCATCCAGCCTTCGGGCAAGGGTTTGTTGAGAAACAGGTCTGTCCATTGCTGCATGGCTACTTCTCCCTGGCGGCTTGTTGGGCGCGGCGGGAATAGTTGGAGGAAAGCTGGAACAGATACTCCGTGAGCATGGCGCGTTCCTGCTCCGAACCCACAAAGGGCGTCATGTAGGGGGCCAGCCTCTGCGTAATGCCCAGCATGGCGTTGATGCCGTCTGCCGAGCGCCCCACAAGGCGCTGATCAATGCCGTTAATGCCGCTTTCCGCATGGCAAACGCCGCAATTGGCCGCAAACAGCGTTCTGGCGGCCTGGGTTGCCGGGGGCAGATCGCCGCTGGTGTTGACCCATCGCAGCCGGGGCAACAGGGGGGCGTTCTGGGCTGCCAGAGCCTCGCTTTCCACAAGGGTTATCTGGCTGGCATGCATATAGCCTGGCATCAGGTACGGGCCGCGGATAAATTCGCGCACACGCTCAAATTCCATGACAAAG contains:
- a CDS encoding O-acetylhomoserine aminocarboxypropyltransferase/cysteine synthase family protein, with protein sequence MSEKKKPRFETLQVHAGQEQPDPATGARAVPIYQTTSFVFDDCAHAEARFNLSNAGNIYSRLTNPTQDAFEQRVAALEGGVAALATASGAAAVTYALQNLAEAGDHIVAEKTLYGGTYNLLAHTLKAWGIDTTFVDPDEPGAFERAITPRTKAIFIETLGNPHSNIVDIEALADLAHKNGIPLVVDNTFATPWLLRPIEHGADVVVHSATKFIGGHGTTLGGVIVDGGKFDWEASGKFPRLCEPEPSYHGLSFTKAVGAAAYAVRARAILLRDLGATLSPFNAFILLQGLETLSLRVERHVSNALAVVEYLAKHPKVERVNHPCLASSPSHALYQRYFPKGGGSIFTFEVKGGAAEARAFIDRLQVFSLLANVADAKSLVIHPASTTHSQLTDAELAETGIRPNTVRLSIGIEHVDDIIEDIAQALG
- a CDS encoding competence/damage-inducible protein A, which codes for MKAEIISVGTELLLGHTVNTDATHVARELSALGMDLLQVHTVGDNPQRLEKALREALERAEVVITTGGLGPTEDDLTKETVALVAEAPLEEHADSMARLREYFGTRPMSANQAKQAMLPRGSVAFPNLVGTAPGCATPAGEGRWVLMLPGPPSELLPMLHDSAVPFLRSMSGSVISSFMVKTFGIGEGVAALRIAGLTGSANPTAATYAGDAEMFVRVTAKAQDAAAAEALAAPMVAEVRKLLGHFVYGVNVAGLETVVVQELALQGKKLATAESCTGGLLAKRITDQPGASDVFGYGMVTYANEAKERLLGVPHDMLCAHGAVSPEVARAMAQGARKYSGADYGIGITGVAGPGGGTPQKPVGLVYIALSDAEHVWLRVMRPQGRYLGRDWTRRLASSHALDMLRRRLADLPVEDQWSLDQA
- a CDS encoding DUF190 domain-containing protein, whose product is MNGYKLTFYTQQGRSHGHMSIAEWLLKEAKAIGVEGATFAAAQGGYGRDGKYHSARFFDVGEQPMEVTMAVSPEHSEQLFARIEQENLQIFYMKIPVEFGITCSGKNQPA
- the crcB gene encoding fluoride efflux transporter CrcB → MVKNVLVITLGAGAGACLRWVLSMLLNSIFPAIPLGTVAANFLGGFGIGLSLGVFNSLPGLAPEWRLLIITGFLGGLTTFSTFTAEIGTLLQEQRIGMAAGAITLHVCGSLICFFMGLGAVSLLKSLFR
- a CDS encoding symporter, which encodes MNSRDLIMVLSSLLSMAAGVFLPQAAEPLAAMPRLILIFMLYMSFLAVGMEALMREIRHMKGTLCFLVALRLAVLPLLCLAVFRLCMPQFALGAFLLGAAPVGVMAAVFSLMVGANTALILVANIATSLLLPASLPAVLSATDAGLRLLGLEPLNMPAHLELGHMSVSLCVTILVPFAAAHLTRIHLDGLRNLLLRWQFPLITVSIVVSNIAIFSHYGDLLRQSPELLLKSLGAASLLCLVMTLAAIPLARRMSRQVGMAFQISFGVINNVLVMIVCMEFFSATEAIMAAAYLAPLYVLLFYYRLCSRDKKQG
- a CDS encoding bifunctional metallophosphatase/5'-nucleotidase, translating into MASFLLRFRFSALALFLWASLFTGFLLDSLPCHAQEKAGLELLLLHTNDLHSYLAGRDAHGNACLKSEGCTGGFARLATAMKRARAEHDNVLAVDAGDQFQGTLFFTANKWPMLADINSLMPYDAMTLGNHEFDDGCEATAGFVRAQPYPVLAANLDARPGCPLRGTPFRPWIIKEVRGVKVGIVGLANPSVRTLSAACPETWFYKSETTLKKAVAELEKQGVRHIIAVTHLGLPKDLELARSVDGVDIIVGGHTHDYLGPKSSKGPYPIVEHSPSGKPVLVVTAGALAKYLGQLDVTFDAQGVPVRWQGEALPLDASIPPDPAVEAKIAQYAQKLEAFTSVTVGQNNLNAPDGLHQCRIGECLSGLIATDSMLDYGRSYGAQAAIINGGGLRAPLRQGALNLGDMLAVLPFGNKVIIRDFSGEQLLAALEHGVADYKGVGSPLLHTAGLRYVYNPALPSGKRIVRAELLDAGGAARPLDPAARYRVVLVDYLERRGDGYAMLAKGSPVEAPDPVDVDVLAAYIKKFSPLTALPPDRLIRQTN
- a CDS encoding cysteine hydrolase family protein, translated to MQALIIIDIQNDYFPGGKMELCGSEAAASNAALLLKAFRKAGKPVFHVQHISLAPTATFFLPGTTGALIHESLAPLTGETVVEKHFPNSFRDTPLLGLLQAQNITDIAIAGMMTHMCVDTTTRAAFDLGFTCHLAHDACATRDLAHDGKTVCAADVQTAYMAALGQVFAQVRSTQELCAAISQSR
- a CDS encoding FmdE family protein produces the protein MNIGAYTFSQFHGIAEEFHGCAAPGLLIGGYMVELAKGMLPEGTLFEAVAETSKCLPDAVQLLSLCSTGNNRLHVRDLGLYALSLYNKKTGVGVRVSIDPAKLFAYPEIRSWFMKEKPKHAQDIVELERQIEEAGYSICKVQRVQVDKVFLGHGHMGTIGICPRCGEAYPLDHGPQCLGCQGQAPYTTLDPES
- a CDS encoding glycoside hydrolase family 3 N-terminal domain-containing protein, translating into MFDAVNRGKSPNVSRCSDSQILFAAARKGGVTLCLLALALISCFSPLLRSGASAAQAAPAKTSAGSAAPSLDVMIGSMLMLGFRGADLPQGDAFLAQVRAGHVGHIILFDRDVTTGGERNIISPQQVRRLTASLRAASPCPMFIAVDQEGGRVRRLKPQRGFADLPSAQSMGAASPEKTRAIARQLGVELASLGISVDLAPVADVNSNPANPAIGALERSFSPNPALVAAHALAFGQGLAQSGIIPALKHFPGQGGAQKDSHLGLTDITRSWNAKTDLAPYAQAFAQGWPGMVMLGHLYHKGLDPQYPATLSRAVVADLLRGRMGWQGVIISDDMQMKAITDHYGMEQAMLLAVNAGVDILLFGNNLYWDETLPRKAFDALRGLVESGRISRQRIMESWLRITNLYASRATAARAAADGFSALYPWTR